In the Gymnogyps californianus isolate 813 chromosome 3, ASM1813914v2, whole genome shotgun sequence genome, one interval contains:
- the TRIB2 gene encoding tribbles homolog 2, whose protein sequence is MNIQRSTPITIARYGRPRNKTQDFEELSSIRSIEPSQSFSPNLGSPSPPETPNLSHCVSCIGKYLLLEPLEGDHVFRAVHLHSGEELVCKVFDIGCYQELLAPCFCLPAHKNINQITEIILGETKAYVFFERSYGDMHSFVRTCKKLKEEEAAKLFYQIASAVAHCHDGGLVLRDLKLRKFIFKDEERTRVKLESLEDAYILRGNDDSLSDKHGCPAYVSPEILNTNGSYSGKAADVWSLGVMLYTMLVGRYPFHDIEPSSLFSKIRRGQFNIPETLSPKAKCLIRSILRREPSERLTSQEILDHPWFSTDFNVLNSGYGAKEVSDQLVPDVNMEEDLDPFFN, encoded by the exons ATGAACATACAAAGGTCAACCCCTATCACGATAGCACGATATGGGAGACCGCGGAATAAAACCCAGGATTTTGAGGAGCTCTCGTCCATACGGTCCATCGAGCCAAGCCAGAGTTTTAGCCCGAATCTAGGCTCGCCGAGCCCGCCGGAGACCCCGAACTTGTCGCATTGCGTTTCTTGCATCGGGAAATACTTATTGTTGGAGCCTCTCGAGGGAGACCACGTTTTCCGAGCCGTACATCTGCACAGTGGCGAGGAGCTGGTTTGCAAG GTGTTTGATATTGGCTGCTACCAGGAGTTATTAGCACCATGTTTTTGTCTGCCTGCGCATAAAAATATCAACcaaattactgaaataattcttgGGGAGACAAAAGCGTATGTGTTCTTTGAAAGGAGCTATGGGGACATGCATTCGTTTGTTCGTACCTGCAAGAAGCTTAAAGAAGAGGAGGCAGCCAAACTCTTCTATCAAATAGCTTCCGCTGTTGCACACTGCCATGATGGTGGACTGGTACTGCGAGATCTCAAGCTGCGAAAGTTTATTTTCAAGGATGAAGAAAG GACTAGAGTGAAATTGGAAAGCCTAGAAGATGCTTATATTTTAAGAGGAAATGATGACTCTCTTTCTGATAAGCATGGATGCCCAGCCTATGTGAGTCCAGAGATCTTGAACACAAATGGCAGCTACTCTGGCAAAGCAGCGGACGTATGGAGTCTAGGTGTCATGCTTTATACCATGCTAGTTGGACGCTATCCTTTCCATGACATTGAGCCTAGTTCCCTCTTCAGCAAGATCCGTCGTGGGCAGTTTAACATTCCAGAAACTCTATCCCCCAAGGCAAAATGCCTCATACGTAGCATACTGCGTCGGGAGCCATCGGAAAGGCTGACTTCACAGGAAATTCTGGACCATCCATGGTTTTCTACAGATTTTAATGTATTGAATTCAGGATATGGTGCTAAGGAAGTATCAGATCAGCTAGTGCCTGATGTCAACATGGAAGAAGACTTGGACCCATTCTTTAACTGA